One Rhododendron vialii isolate Sample 1 chromosome 2a, ASM3025357v1 genomic region harbors:
- the LOC131317223 gene encoding uncharacterized protein LOC131317223, which translates to MSSNTAPREIFNLLRQQDSSISTEIRSIYNVKAQYKKEQLRGLSPIGNLELSVNFPSVLIIDAMYKSNEYRIPLLEVVERLIWALDTLKRWMVGKGAALPSVVVSDRDLALFGAIERWNVMCENFEQYSNAIQYLWNTWLGPYKERFVAAYINQFMHLGSNLSQRAESAHARLKRYLGDSMSSLQTSFQKIEKMLTSQFGDIQGSFQKSLNIPRHIHLHEGIYSEIKGCISLQAMDLIHKPIPLSSIHPHWSTLSMHVQRHTNEGARSDRAAQFIERLNEMDFDN; encoded by the exons ATGTCTAGCAACACCGCGCCTCGagaaattttcaatttgctGAGACAACAAGATTCGTCAATTAGTACAGAAATCAGGAGTATTTACAATGTGAAAGCACAGTATAAGAAAGAGCAATTAAGGGGTCTATCTCCTATTGG AAACCTAGAGCTATCTGTCAATTTTCCGTCCGTGTTGATTATTGATGCGATGtataagagtaatgagtatcGAATTCCACTCTTGGaagttgtgg AGCGACTGATATGGGCATTGGATACTTTAAAAAGATGGATGGTTGGAAAAGGGGCAGCGTTGCCATCGGTGGTTGTTTCAGATAGGGATCTGGCACTTTTTGGTGCCATTGAA AGGTGGAATGTCATGTGCGAAAACTTTGAGCAATACTCTAATGCCATACAATACCTTTGGAATACATGGTTGGGTCCTTATAAAGAGCGATTTGTTGCAGCATATATAAACCAGTTTATGCACCTCGGGAGCAATTTAAGCCAAAG GGCGGAGTCTGCGCATGCGAGGCTCAAACGATACTTGGGAGATAGCATGTCCTCGCTTCAAAcatcttttcagaaaatagaaaagatgttgaCCAGTCAGTTCGGGGATATTCAGGGGTCGTTCCAAAAATCTCTCAACATTCCACGACACATACATCTACATGAAGGCATTTATAGTGAAATCAAAGGTTGCATTTCATTACAGGCAATGGACTTGATCCATAA ACCAATTCCGCTAAGCTCTATCCACCCTCACTGGAGTACGTTGTCCATGCATGTCCAGAGGCATACTAACGAGGGAGCACGATCTGACAGGGCAGCTCAGTTTATTGAAAGATTAAATGAAATGGATTTCGACAATTAA